The proteins below come from a single Lentimicrobiaceae bacterium genomic window:
- the dnaA gene encoding chromosomal replication initiator protein DnaA: protein MREVHQEVWENCLKIIKDNINYQSYKTWFSPIKPIKLDDSVLTIQVPSQFFYEWLEEHYINLLKKTIKNELGPSGRLEYSIIMENSSDQRGPYTIKVPTSNRSVLNNPSVSMPIDLNKGSSKEIPNPFVIPGLRKIQVHSQLNESYSFDNFIEGDCNRLARSAGYAVATNPGKTAFNPIFIYSANGLGKTHLAHAIGIQVKNNFPDKTVLYVTAEQFIQQFVDAVKNQNQNDFVHFYQMIDVLLIDDIQFLSGKEKTQDVFFHIFNHLHQNGNQLVITSDKAPVEMKGIEPRLLSRFKWGLAADLQVPDLETRIAILNKRLYKDGIDMPQDVIEYLAYSITTNVRELEGALISLMAQSSLNKKAITIELARQMIDKFVKNTSKEISIDYIQKVVCDFFNIHVEHLNSKTRKREIVQARQLAMFFSKKHTKSSLATIGLHCGNKDHATVLHACRTVNNLIETDKNFRNYVEEIEKKIKI, encoded by the coding sequence ATGAGAGAAGTACATCAAGAAGTTTGGGAGAATTGCCTAAAGATTATCAAGGACAACATTAATTATCAAAGCTACAAGACATGGTTTTCACCTATCAAACCTATTAAACTAGACGACAGCGTATTAACTATTCAGGTCCCCAGCCAGTTTTTTTACGAATGGCTTGAGGAGCACTACATCAACTTGTTGAAGAAAACTATAAAGAATGAGCTTGGTCCATCTGGTAGGCTGGAATACAGTATTATTATGGAAAATTCAAGCGATCAGCGAGGTCCTTATACCATAAAGGTTCCTACCAGCAACCGAAGTGTTTTAAATAATCCTTCGGTTTCAATGCCTATTGACCTGAACAAAGGCTCTTCAAAAGAGATCCCCAACCCTTTTGTGATTCCAGGTCTTCGCAAAATACAGGTTCATTCTCAGCTTAATGAATCGTATTCGTTCGATAACTTTATTGAAGGTGACTGTAATCGCCTGGCGCGTTCAGCAGGTTATGCTGTAGCAACCAACCCCGGCAAAACGGCCTTTAACCCTATATTTATATATAGTGCTAACGGCCTTGGAAAAACACACCTCGCCCATGCTATCGGCATTCAGGTGAAAAACAATTTCCCTGATAAAACAGTATTGTATGTTACCGCTGAGCAGTTTATTCAACAATTTGTGGACGCAGTCAAAAATCAAAACCAAAATGACTTCGTACATTTTTATCAAATGATTGATGTGCTGCTTATTGATGACATTCAGTTCCTTTCCGGTAAAGAAAAAACCCAGGATGTATTTTTCCACATCTTCAACCATCTTCATCAAAACGGAAATCAGCTCGTTATTACGTCTGATAAAGCTCCTGTTGAAATGAAGGGCATTGAACCCCGGCTTCTTTCGCGTTTTAAATGGGGATTGGCAGCTGATTTACAGGTCCCGGATCTAGAAACACGCATCGCTATCCTGAACAAAAGGCTTTATAAGGACGGCATCGACATGCCACAGGATGTAATTGAATACCTGGCATATAGCATCACTACAAACGTAAGGGAACTTGAAGGTGCTCTTATCTCACTGATGGCTCAATCTTCGCTCAACAAAAAAGCGATTACCATTGAGCTGGCCCGCCAGATGATTGATAAGTTTGTAAAAAACACCTCAAAAGAAATTTCAATTGATTATATCCAAAAAGTGGTGTGCGATTTCTTTAACATTCATGTGGAACATCTCAACTCAAAAACCAGGAAACGTGAAATTGTTCAGGCCAGACAACTTGCCATGTTCTTTTCCAAAAAACACACCAAATCATCGCTTGCCACCATTGGCCTGCATTGCGGAAATAAAGATCATGCCACTGTATTACACGCCTGTCGCACTGTAAACAACCTCATAGAAACTGACAAAAATTTCAGGAACTATGTAGAAGAAATTGAAAAAAAGATTAAAATCTGA
- a CDS encoding YigZ family protein, translating into MLFDDTYRTIAARSTGLYKEKGSKFIAIATPVKNDTEVKSILEQLRKEYYDARHHCYAYVIGFDKSQWRVNDDGEPSGTAGRPIHGQIQSHDLTNILIVVIRYFGGIKLGVSGLINAYKSAAADALAQAEIVEKTVNEIYELKFSYEAMNDVMKIVKDENLELISTQFDLECSLTYRIRRNDADKVNEKFRKTYKCNIIYIKSE; encoded by the coding sequence ATGTTATTTGATGACACCTACCGTACTATTGCTGCTCGGTCGACCGGACTTTATAAAGAGAAGGGAAGCAAGTTTATTGCAATAGCTACACCAGTTAAAAATGACACAGAAGTTAAATCGATACTCGAACAATTAAGGAAAGAATACTACGACGCCCGGCATCATTGTTATGCATACGTTATTGGATTTGACAAATCGCAATGGAGAGTAAATGACGATGGAGAGCCATCGGGAACGGCGGGAAGGCCAATTCACGGCCAAATACAATCGCACGATCTTACAAACATTCTGATTGTTGTAATCCGGTACTTTGGAGGAATAAAGCTTGGCGTAAGTGGTTTGATAAATGCATATAAATCAGCTGCTGCTGACGCTCTGGCTCAAGCAGAAATAGTGGAAAAGACTGTAAATGAGATTTATGAATTAAAGTTCAGCTACGAGGCCATGAATGATGTTATGAAAATAGTGAAAGATGAGAACCTTGAACTGATCAGCACTCAATTTGATCTTGAATGCAGTCTGACTTACCGAATCAGAAGAAACGATGCCGATAAAGTGAATGAGAAATTCAGAAAAACATATAAATGTAATATCATATATATCAAGTCTGAATAA